In Stieleria varia, one genomic interval encodes:
- the fmt gene encoding methionyl-tRNA formyltransferase: MRLILMGTGPFAVPSFDALRAAGHEIALVVTKPEPQVRSRKGPPPAPVRQWATENDLPVFDPVSINESDAISHITSLRADLLVVCDYGHILVSGALAAAPLGGINLHGSLLPAYRGAAPVQRALLSGDRVTGVTVIHMTPKLDGGPILASVETPIRDDETAGELETRLSELGVAITLRSVEMLAQWDRQSEIGEPQDPAKVSKAPRLNKAEANIDWTRTAREIDCLVRGMQPWPVAFTHVATHPDKPPVRLAILEVEAVEADTSGLQPGQILGDGNFSVAVGDGAIAVKRLCPAGKREMGGEEFLRGHQLGRGTPLS; encoded by the coding sequence ATGCGATTGATTTTGATGGGCACCGGACCTTTTGCGGTACCTTCCTTTGACGCCCTCCGAGCAGCCGGTCACGAGATTGCATTGGTCGTGACCAAACCCGAGCCGCAGGTCCGTAGTCGCAAAGGACCGCCGCCGGCACCGGTTCGCCAATGGGCGACGGAGAATGACTTGCCCGTGTTCGACCCGGTCAGCATCAATGAGTCGGATGCGATCTCGCACATCACATCGCTGCGTGCGGACTTGCTCGTCGTTTGCGACTACGGGCACATTTTGGTCTCCGGCGCTTTGGCAGCGGCCCCGCTGGGCGGGATCAATCTGCACGGTTCGTTGCTGCCCGCCTACCGAGGCGCCGCACCGGTTCAGCGAGCCCTGCTCAGCGGCGATCGCGTTACCGGTGTCACGGTGATCCACATGACGCCCAAGCTCGATGGTGGTCCTATCTTGGCGTCAGTGGAGACCCCGATCCGAGACGATGAAACCGCCGGTGAATTAGAAACACGTCTTTCTGAACTCGGCGTTGCGATCACGTTGCGATCGGTCGAAATGCTGGCACAGTGGGATCGACAGAGCGAGATCGGAGAACCGCAGGATCCGGCGAAAGTCAGCAAAGCCCCACGGTTGAACAAGGCCGAGGCAAACATCGACTGGACCCGCACGGCACGTGAAATCGACTGCCTCGTCCGCGGCATGCAGCCCTGGCCGGTCGCCTTCACTCACGTGGCGACCCACCCGGACAAGCCACCGGTGCGGCTGGCGATCTTGGAGGTCGAAGCGGTTGAGGCCGATACATCCGGTCTCCAGCCGGGCCAAATACTCGGCGATGGAAACTTTTCTGTCGCGGTGGGTGATGGTGCGATCGCCGTCAAAAGGCTGTGTCCTGCGGGAAAACGCGAGATGGGAGGAGAAGAGTTTCTGCGTGGACATCAGCTCGGCCGTGGAACACCGCTGTCGTGA
- a CDS encoding DUF1559 domain-containing protein: MRLGICLLLAIAATCLFVNSSNAQGLDSAKQSVVAFDIQIAKIRSGSLAQKMHFDDMIAEAQRNQRMNEVDLTKVDRIIGSVSAPEGIAAVAGMGRGDNLPMDFFVRILFSDAAGAEKMYQEFLGKSKVVEANGRTFLRPKTENDPQNISICRIDPKTIEFGTDGYVMQTTRNFRTDKLTATWNAMPNSPVRVAVDLDGAQALITEAVAMAQQQLPPQAMMFVDMVTKMSTLSIVADPDDSPMLLLTTTGKDAEAATAIEATLNGVLGMARVGGQQAVDSMKESDPELAAAGASILASLQAKRNDSVVTVEIQRPAGLEEALSAAITKARGTAQRMKGMNDVKQVALAIHNFEASYGRLPWAPLNDQSDDLSWRARVLPFVEQARLYDQLDMTKGAADAPNSQFADQMPIVFGADGSHSGIYTVSHDVMPSRFRDIIDGMSNTIMLIQTDGDVPWLKKGDLTIDEAVTVITSLPPGQSVNVGFYDGSVRAMDSSASADNLRAMMTYNGKEVIEF; encoded by the coding sequence ATGCGACTCGGGATCTGTCTGCTCCTGGCCATTGCTGCCACTTGTCTGTTTGTAAACAGCTCCAACGCTCAAGGCCTGGACTCGGCCAAGCAATCGGTTGTCGCTTTCGACATCCAGATCGCCAAAATCCGCAGTGGATCTCTGGCGCAAAAAATGCACTTTGACGACATGATCGCCGAAGCTCAGCGTAACCAGCGAATGAATGAAGTCGACCTGACCAAGGTTGACCGAATCATCGGCTCGGTCAGTGCACCTGAAGGTATCGCTGCCGTTGCCGGAATGGGGCGTGGCGATAATCTCCCGATGGACTTCTTTGTGAGAATTCTGTTCAGCGATGCCGCTGGTGCAGAAAAGATGTATCAAGAGTTCCTGGGTAAGAGCAAAGTCGTGGAAGCCAATGGACGCACTTTTCTGAGACCCAAAACGGAGAACGATCCACAGAACATTTCGATTTGCCGCATCGACCCCAAGACGATCGAGTTTGGTACCGATGGATACGTGATGCAAACCACACGAAACTTTCGCACCGATAAGCTAACAGCGACCTGGAACGCGATGCCCAACAGCCCCGTGCGTGTTGCCGTGGACTTGGATGGCGCTCAAGCGTTGATTACAGAAGCCGTTGCGATGGCACAGCAGCAGTTGCCGCCCCAAGCGATGATGTTTGTGGACATGGTGACCAAGATGTCGACGCTCAGCATCGTCGCAGATCCCGATGACAGTCCAATGTTGTTGTTGACCACGACCGGTAAAGACGCCGAAGCAGCCACAGCGATAGAAGCCACACTGAACGGAGTCCTGGGTATGGCTCGCGTCGGTGGCCAACAAGCCGTTGACTCGATGAAAGAGTCGGATCCCGAACTGGCAGCAGCCGGAGCCTCCATCTTGGCAAGCCTGCAAGCAAAACGAAATGACTCTGTCGTCACAGTCGAAATCCAACGTCCTGCGGGATTGGAGGAAGCCTTGTCGGCAGCGATCACCAAAGCACGAGGCACGGCCCAACGAATGAAGGGCATGAACGACGTCAAACAAGTCGCTTTGGCGATTCATAATTTCGAAGCCTCCTATGGCCGACTGCCATGGGCGCCCTTGAACGACCAAAGCGATGATTTGAGCTGGCGGGCCAGGGTGTTGCCGTTTGTGGAGCAAGCCCGCTTGTACGACCAGCTGGACATGACGAAGGGAGCTGCCGATGCGCCCAACAGCCAATTTGCCGATCAGATGCCGATCGTGTTCGGTGCGGACGGATCGCACTCAGGCATCTACACGGTTTCTCACGACGTGATGCCGAGTCGATTTCGTGACATCATCGACGGCATGTCCAACACGATCATGTTGATTCAAACCGATGGCGACGTGCCGTGGCTGAAAAAGGGTGATTTGACGATCGATGAAGCCGTCACCGTGATCACTTCGTTGCCACCGGGACAATCCGTCAACGTCGGCTTCTACGACGGCAGCGTCCGGGCGATGGACTCCAGCGCCTCAGCCGACAACCTCCGCGCGATGATGACCTACAACGGCAAAGAAGTCATCGAGTTTTAG